A genomic window from Tolypothrix sp. PCC 7910 includes:
- a CDS encoding virulence factor encodes MYAITFDLDTDTLGKTYHNPSYQNAYNDIKAVLQQHGFGRQQGSVYFGNNSVDPVTCVIAVMDITQKFSWFAPSVRDIRMLRIEDNNDLTPAINKALALSQTTK; translated from the coding sequence ATGTACGCAATTACATTTGATTTAGACACTGATACGTTAGGCAAAACGTACCACAATCCTTCCTATCAAAACGCCTATAACGACATTAAAGCCGTCCTGCAACAACATGGCTTTGGGCGACAGCAAGGCAGTGTGTACTTTGGAAATAACTCCGTAGATCCTGTCACATGCGTCATTGCAGTCATGGATATTACTCAAAAATTCTCGTGGTTTGCTCCCTCAGTCAGAGATATCAGGATGCTCAGAATCGAAGATAATAACGACCTGACACCAGCAATTAATAAGGCGCTGGCTCTTAGCCAAACCACTAAGTAA
- a CDS encoding transposase gives MDTVKYHTVVWLFEACFEQCTCIGFIDSTSLQVCHNRQILRYRLFESLAPLRKLT, from the coding sequence ATGGATACCGTCAAATATCATACTGTTGTATGGCTATTTGAAGCATGTTTTGAGCAGTGTACGTGTATCGGTTTTATCGACTCAACGAGCTTGCAAGTTTGTCATAATCGTCAAATCCTACGCTATCGGTTGTTTGAAAGTTTAGCTCCTCTTCGTAAGCTTACGTAG